The following coding sequences are from one Liolophura sinensis isolate JHLJ2023 chromosome 12, CUHK_Ljap_v2, whole genome shotgun sequence window:
- the LOC135479701 gene encoding general transcription factor 3C polypeptide 6-like, with translation MAGGKDDDEWEEEESLVLVELSGVIDHDMITSSDPSKCNILGADTDSPLLQLDRCVFVGEYQEAVGTLLLFEETSDSQLSSSGEAKALKYAGKTVKQLSMKRAFVSEKGDLQFDEENLSFENQSSSGISLGEDESQISSTSQPEKGTVVKEQTGAMDLPP, from the exons ATGGCGGGTGGTAAAGACGACGACGAGTGGGAAGAAGAG GAGTCTCTAGTATTGGTCGAGCTATCTGGGGTCATTGATCATGACATGATTACATCCTCAGACCCCTCAAAGTGTAACATATTG gGTGCAGACACAGATAGCCCTCTTCTGCAGCTGGACCGGTGTGTGTTTGTAGGGGAATATCAGGAGGCTGTGGGAACACTGCTGCTCTTTGAAGAAACATCAG aTTCTCAATTGTCTTCTTCTGGAGAAGCAAAAGCCTTAAAGTATGCTGGGAAAACCGTCAAACAACTTTCCATGAAAAGGgcatttgtttcagaaaaagGAGACTTACAGTTTGATGAAGAAAACTTGA GTTTTGAAAATCAGTCCTCTTCAGGAATTTCATTAGGTGAAGACGAGTCTCAAATCTCCTCAACCAGCCAACCAGAAAAGGGTACAGTTGTGAAGGAACAGACTGGTGCCATGGATTTGCCACCATGA